One window from the genome of Rhinolophus ferrumequinum isolate MPI-CBG mRhiFer1 chromosome 22, mRhiFer1_v1.p, whole genome shotgun sequence encodes:
- the OPTC gene encoding opticin — protein sequence MNFPASLSLLALVLQEAGPAFCPKKKKKRSKEQLHREGGSNAVLRLGNYSLNMDNYNEVIDLSNCEELTDCGDQVPEVKGTSLAPPNRISSTESTMALRTPSSNPTVTRPTMWGLLASLTSHSLPTCLVRVYLGSSVYCDNADLKRMPCLPQTTAYLYACSSCREKMECPVSLCSPSHHSVKLKRTDLFRNFISSVDNYALHVLPALQDLILPGNQLTAPPRLRMGIEVLAVHLDELQSSGIQAGAFRPAVLVTKV from the exons ATGaatttcccagcttccctgagCCTGCTGGCCCTGGTACTGCAAGAGGCAGGGCCAGCTTTTTgcccaaagaagaaaaagaagaggagcaaAGAGCAGCTACACAGGGAAGGAGGTTCTAACGCAGTTCTGCGTCTGGGAAATTATTCCCTGAACATGGATAACTATAATGAGGTCATTGACCTGAGCAACTGTGAGGAGCTCACAGACTGTGGGGACCAGGTCCCCGAG GTTAAAGGGACCAGCTTGGCTCCTCCAAACAGGATCAGCTCCACTGAGAGCACTATGGCTCTAAGGACACCCTCTTCCAACCCCACAGTGACCAGACCTACTATGTGGGGCCTGCTGGCTTCCCTGACCAGCCACA GCCTGCCCACCTGTCTGGTCCGTGTGTACCTTGGTTCCTCTGTGTACTGCGATAATGCTGACTTAAAGAGAATGCCCTGTCTTCCCCAGACAACTGCTTACCTGTATGCCTGCtcgtcatgcagg GAAAAGATGGAGTGTCCTGTGTCCCTCTGTTCTCCCTCACACCACTCGGTGAAACTGAAAAGGACTGACCtcttcagaaattttatttcctccgTCGATAATTACGCCCTCCATGTGCTGCCTGCTCTGCAGGACCTGATTCTCCCAGGGAACCAGCTGACAGCTCCGCCCAGGCTGCGTATGGGCATCGAGGTCCTGGCCGTCCACCTAGATGAGCTCCAGAGCTCGGGGATACAGGCTGGGGCCTTCAGG